One Methanobacterium sp. genomic region harbors:
- a CDS encoding glutaredoxin family protein, producing MAMEHVEGKNKGNVVLYALSTCGWCKKTRMLLEELGIEFNYIYVDLTEGEERSNVIKDVQKWNPQLSFPTVVINSKDVIVGFKEDEIKEKLV from the coding sequence ATGGCTATGGAACATGTAGAAGGTAAAAACAAAGGAAATGTAGTTCTTTATGCTTTAAGTACTTGTGGATGGTGTAAGAAAACCAGAATGCTTCTTGAAGAGCTTGGTATCGAATTTAATTATATTTATGTTGACCTTACAGAAGGTGAGGAGCGATCAAATGTTATAAAAGACGTTCAAAAATGGAATCCTCAGCTTTCATTCCCAACGGTTGTAATAAACAGTAAAGATGTTATTGTAGGGTTCAAGGAAGATGAAATCAAGGAGAAACTTGTATGA
- a CDS encoding ATP cone domain-containing protein: MTDVIKRNGEKEPFSEEKIKNSIESAVKDAGFKTQSKKRLIDKTLTDINRAVQGKEEISTAKIRNIVINDIEQDFDEDQAPVVRAWRNYELKHDIIHRE, encoded by the coding sequence ATGACTGATGTAATTAAAAGAAATGGTGAAAAAGAGCCGTTTAGTGAAGAGAAAATAAAAAATTCAATTGAAAGTGCAGTTAAAGATGCAGGATTTAAAACCCAATCAAAAAAAAGACTCATAGATAAAACTCTTACTGATATAAATCGAGCTGTACAAGGTAAAGAAGAAATATCCACAGCAAAAATACGCAATATAGTAATAAATGATATCGAACAGGATTTTGATGAAGATCAAGCTCCTGTTGTAAGAGCATGGCGAAATTATGAGTTAAAACATGACATAATCCACAGAGAATAA
- the gatD gene encoding Glu-tRNA(Gln) amidotransferase subunit GatD codes for MSYRGASEIFLESAGISIGDSVKITKQDISYEGMLLDRAEDADETHLVLKLKNGYNVGINIENATIELVKKGEKPKIELSKLDIEKDNQKHDISIISTGGTVASIIDYKTGAVHPAFTADDLIRANPELLEYANIKGKAVLNILSENMKPEYWVKSARSIADEINDGAYGVVVAHGTDTMHYTSAALSFMLDTPVPVVLTGAQRSSDRPSSDAFLNLLNSVTAAKSDMAEVMVCMHATEDDTYCDLHRGTKVRKMHTSRRDTFRSINTSPLARVQNGGIEILDEQLRYKTRTDGEVELHDAVESNVAFIKSYPGISGEIMDYHIDKGYKGIVLEGTGLGHCPEEIIPSIKRARDSGIPVVMASQCLYGKVNMNVYSTGRKLITAGVISAGDMLPETAYVKLCWALGQTDEIEEVEKTMQTNIAGEIEDKSSIKYFLI; via the coding sequence ATGAGTTACAGAGGAGCTTCAGAAATATTTTTAGAATCAGCAGGTATATCAATTGGTGACAGTGTTAAAATAACCAAGCAAGATATTTCCTACGAAGGCATGCTTTTAGACAGAGCTGAAGATGCTGATGAGACGCATCTTGTTTTAAAGCTTAAAAATGGTTACAATGTTGGAATAAACATAGAAAATGCAACAATTGAACTCGTCAAAAAGGGTGAAAAACCTAAAATTGAGTTGTCAAAGCTTGATATTGAAAAAGATAACCAGAAACATGATATATCTATAATATCAACTGGGGGAACAGTTGCATCAATAATTGATTACAAAACTGGTGCAGTTCATCCTGCATTTACAGCTGATGACCTTATCAGGGCTAACCCTGAGCTTCTGGAATACGCAAATATCAAAGGAAAAGCAGTTTTAAACATCTTAAGCGAAAACATGAAACCTGAATACTGGGTTAAATCAGCAAGATCCATAGCTGATGAAATAAATGACGGAGCGTATGGTGTTGTTGTTGCCCATGGGACGGATACCATGCACTACACATCAGCTGCACTGAGCTTTATGTTGGATACTCCTGTACCGGTAGTGCTCACTGGTGCGCAGCGAAGTTCAGATAGGCCTTCCTCTGATGCATTTTTAAACCTTTTAAATTCAGTGACTGCTGCTAAATCAGATATGGCTGAAGTCATGGTCTGCATGCATGCGACTGAAGATGACACCTACTGTGATTTACACCGTGGTACAAAGGTAAGAAAGATGCACACCTCAAGAAGAGACACTTTTAGAAGTATAAATACATCCCCACTTGCACGGGTTCAAAACGGCGGAATTGAAATTTTAGATGAACAGTTAAGGTATAAAACAAGGACTGATGGTGAAGTTGAGCTTCATGATGCTGTAGAATCTAATGTTGCATTTATTAAGAGCTACCCTGGAATTTCCGGTGAAATAATGGATTATCATATTGATAAGGGATATAAAGGGATTGTTCTGGAAGGCACTGGTTTAGGTCACTGTCCAGAGGAAATTATTCCATCCATAAAAAGAGCAAGGGACAGTGGAATTCCTGTGGTAATGGCTTCACAGTGTCTTTATGGAAAAGTCAACATGAACGTTTACAGTACTGGAAGAAAACTTATAACTGCAGGCGTAATCTCTGCAGGAGATATGTTACCTGAAACAGCTTATGTTAAACTCTGCTGGGCTTTAGGGCAAACTGATGAAATCGAAGAAGTCGAAAAAACAATGCAAACTAACATAGCTGGAGAAATTGAAGATAAAAGCTCCATAAAGTATTTTTTAATATAA
- a CDS encoding DNA-formamidopyrimidine glycosylase family protein translates to MPELPEVEAFGKYLDKTSLDKIIESVEVKNPELLQNVDADALKEKLEGHKFKYTKRYGKYTFTALDNDLWLILHYGMTGRLKYFKNQDEAPSYDRLLITFEDESHLAFDDPRKFGRINLTSSIGNFVKEKKLGSDATEIDLKTFKQIFERKKGAIKSVLMDQHIIAGIGNIYSDEILFQACIHPKVPADKLNNHQIEQIFKVMKDVLKTSVDKRIAGEELPDSFIIPHRKKNGKCPNSDIKLKTIKVSSRTAYYCPQCQKEIFE, encoded by the coding sequence ATGCCGGAACTACCTGAAGTGGAAGCATTTGGAAAATATTTAGATAAGACTTCACTTGATAAAATTATTGAAAGTGTAGAGGTTAAGAATCCTGAACTTCTTCAAAATGTGGATGCAGATGCATTAAAAGAAAAATTAGAAGGACACAAGTTTAAATATACTAAAAGATATGGTAAATATACTTTTACAGCTCTGGACAATGATTTGTGGTTAATTTTACATTATGGAATGACTGGGAGGCTTAAATATTTTAAAAATCAGGATGAAGCACCTTCTTATGATAGACTCCTCATAACTTTTGAGGATGAGAGCCACCTTGCATTTGATGATCCTCGGAAGTTTGGAAGGATCAATCTGACTTCTTCAATTGGAAACTTTGTTAAAGAAAAGAAGTTAGGGTCTGATGCGACTGAAATTGATCTAAAAACATTTAAACAGATATTTGAAAGGAAAAAAGGTGCCATTAAATCAGTATTGATGGATCAGCATATAATAGCAGGCATTGGTAACATATATTCTGATGAAATACTTTTTCAGGCGTGTATTCATCCTAAAGTGCCTGCTGATAAGTTAAATAATCATCAAATAGAACAAATTTTTAAAGTAATGAAAGATGTGCTTAAAACATCGGTGGATAAAAGGATAGCAGGCGAAGAACTTCCAGATTCGTTTATAATTCCCCACAGAAAAAAGAATGGAAAATGCCCAAATTCTGATATAAAATTAAAAACAATTAAAGTTTCAAGTAGAACTGCTTATTATTGCCCGCAGTGCCAAAAAGAAATATTTGAATAG
- a CDS encoding DUF72 domain-containing protein, translating into MKSTQEYFLGCSGWYYNDWAGEFYPENLSKSRWLEYYSKHFKTVEINNTFYRFPSEKTVKGWDNKTPDNFKLTLKANQVITHRRRFKNTQSTLNHFYSLAEILNEKLGCILFQIPPQKSKDIDFLKNALKQFDLSKNNIIEFRHPSWYNDEVYDLLNEFEVGFCSVSSADLPDDLVITANITYIRFHGVGSEKNHYLYSDKELKEWADKLKESNSSQVFCYFNNDYNANAPKNAQMLQKIIGNS; encoded by the coding sequence ATGAAATCAACTCAAGAATACTTTTTAGGCTGCTCTGGATGGTACTATAACGACTGGGCAGGAGAATTTTATCCAGAAAATCTGAGTAAGTCAAGATGGTTAGAATACTACTCCAAACATTTTAAAACAGTAGAGATTAACAACACTTTTTATCGGTTCCCCAGCGAAAAAACAGTTAAAGGATGGGATAATAAAACTCCCGATAATTTTAAGCTTACTTTAAAAGCCAATCAGGTTATTACCCATAGAAGAAGATTTAAAAACACACAAAGCACACTTAATCATTTCTATAGTCTTGCAGAAATTCTTAATGAAAAATTAGGATGCATATTATTCCAGATCCCTCCTCAAAAATCAAAAGATATTGACTTTTTAAAAAATGCCCTCAAGCAGTTTGACCTTTCAAAAAATAATATTATAGAATTTAGACATCCAAGCTGGTATAATGACGAAGTTTATGACTTATTAAACGAATTTGAAGTAGGATTCTGTTCAGTTTCATCTGCTGATCTTCCAGATGATCTTGTAATAACAGCAAATATCACTTACATTAGATTTCACGGAGTTGGAAGTGAAAAAAATCACTATCTTTATTCTGATAAAGAATTGAAAGAATGGGCAGATAAGCTAAAAGAATCAAATTCAAGTCAAGTATTTTGTTATTTTAATAACGATTATAATGCAAATGCCCCTAAAAATGCTCAAATGCTGCAAAAAATAATTGGTAACTCATAA
- the thiC gene encoding phosphomethylpyrimidine synthase, with product MTQLEYARKGQITKEMEIVAKEENIDIQKLIKQIAKGYITIPKNINGKSVPKGIGKGLTTKINANIGSSSEIEDIDVEIQKAKIAVEYGADAIMDLSTGPNLKSIREKIIPAVDVPIGTVPIYEAAVSASQEKGAVINMDEDDMFNAIINQAKEGVDFMTIHSGITMDTVEKVKNSDRIMGVVSRGGSFLAAWILQNEEENPLYKNYDYLLEIAHEYDVTLSLGDGLRPGCLADATDVSQIQELITLGQLVERARDAGVQVMVEGPGHVPLDQIQANMKIQKTICKGAPFYVLGPIVTDLAPGYDHITSAIGGAIAASSGADFLCYVTPKEHLAIPDIEAVKQGVIASKIAAQAADVANGVKSAWQNELQMANARRNFNWKKQFELAFDHETPRKYRESKPTSGDMCTMCGEFCALRIVRDNLS from the coding sequence GTGACTCAATTAGAATACGCCAGAAAAGGCCAGATCACCAAAGAAATGGAAATTGTCGCTAAAGAAGAAAATATTGACATTCAAAAACTTATCAAACAAATAGCGAAAGGTTATATAACAATTCCAAAGAATATAAACGGCAAAAGTGTTCCTAAGGGTATTGGAAAAGGACTCACCACAAAAATCAACGCCAACATTGGATCATCTTCAGAAATAGAGGATATAGATGTAGAAATTCAAAAAGCTAAAATAGCAGTCGAATACGGCGCTGACGCTATAATGGACCTGAGCACAGGGCCTAATCTGAAATCAATCAGAGAAAAAATAATACCGGCAGTTGATGTCCCAATTGGAACCGTTCCGATTTATGAAGCCGCTGTAAGTGCATCCCAGGAAAAAGGTGCTGTAATTAACATGGATGAAGACGACATGTTCAACGCCATAATAAACCAGGCAAAAGAAGGTGTTGATTTCATGACCATCCACTCCGGAATAACCATGGACACTGTAGAAAAAGTAAAAAATTCTGACAGAATTATGGGGGTTGTAAGCCGTGGGGGATCTTTTTTAGCTGCATGGATACTTCAAAATGAAGAAGAAAATCCTCTTTATAAAAATTATGACTATTTACTTGAAATAGCCCATGAATATGACGTCACACTAAGTTTAGGTGACGGATTAAGGCCGGGTTGCCTTGCAGATGCCACAGACGTTTCCCAAATTCAAGAACTCATTACACTTGGCCAGCTTGTAGAAAGGGCAAGAGATGCAGGAGTTCAGGTTATGGTAGAAGGTCCAGGACATGTTCCACTGGATCAAATCCAGGCAAATATGAAAATTCAAAAAACTATCTGTAAAGGGGCACCTTTCTATGTTTTAGGTCCAATTGTAACCGATCTTGCTCCAGGTTACGATCACATAACATCTGCCATAGGAGGAGCTATTGCTGCTTCTTCAGGGGCAGATTTCCTGTGTTATGTTACCCCTAAAGAACATCTTGCAATACCAGACATTGAAGCTGTAAAACAGGGAGTTATAGCATCCAAAATAGCTGCGCAAGCTGCAGATGTCGCAAATGGAGTTAAAAGTGCATGGCAAAACGAACTCCAGATGGCAAATGCACGGAGAAACTTCAACTGGAAGAAACAATTTGAACTTGCATTTGACCATGAAACACCTCGAAAATACAGGGAAAGTAAACCCACAAGCGGAGATATGTGTACCATGTGCGGTGAATTCTGTGCTTTGAGGATTGTAAGGGATAATTTAAGCTAA
- a CDS encoding CBS domain-containing protein, producing the protein MIKKLKAEDIMIEEVHVTSPKDLVAAAKLKMMRCNVGGLPVVDDKRIVGIITHRDVLLAGGEALGLKVNDLMTKELYVANRDTPILEITRVMADKGYQRIPVVENGNLVGLITQSSLIRALAGLD; encoded by the coding sequence ATGATTAAAAAGCTAAAGGCAGAGGACATCATGATCGAAGAAGTTCATGTAACTTCTCCAAAAGACCTGGTTGCAGCTGCTAAATTGAAAATGATGAGATGTAATGTGGGAGGACTTCCTGTAGTTGATGATAAGCGAATCGTAGGGATAATAACCCATAGAGATGTTCTTTTAGCTGGGGGAGAAGCGTTGGGTCTTAAAGTAAATGATCTAATGACTAAAGAATTATACGTGGCTAATAGGGATACTCCTATACTTGAGATTACAAGGGTCATGGCAGACAAAGGTTATCAAAGGATTCCTGTAGTTGAAAATGGAAATCTAGTTGGCCTTATAACTCAAAGCTCCCTTATTCGTGCACTTGCAGGATTAGATTAG
- a CDS encoding ATP cone domain-containing protein, with product MTDVIKSNGKREQFSPEKVKNSLENAVKDAGFSPQEKMNVIEHASQDVMQMAQNKNQIQTKQIRDTVLNDLEQDDQQVANAWKQYERQHGINY from the coding sequence ATGACAGATGTTATAAAAAGTAATGGAAAAAGAGAGCAATTTAGCCCAGAAAAAGTAAAAAATTCCCTTGAAAACGCTGTTAAAGATGCTGGTTTTAGCCCACAGGAAAAAATGAATGTTATAGAACATGCTTCTCAAGATGTTATGCAAATGGCACAAAATAAGAATCAAATTCAAACAAAACAAATAAGAGACACTGTATTAAATGATTTAGAACAAGATGATCAGCAAGTTGCCAATGCATGGAAACAATATGAACGCCAGCATGGAATTAACTATTAA
- a CDS encoding ATP cone domain-containing protein, with amino-acid sequence MTDVIKRNGKKEPFKPQKLRKSIENAVSDSGSTITKQMKAIEHATQDAENLARERNEISAEELRNEIVNDLESDAPEVAQAWRSYERKHGINY; translated from the coding sequence ATGACAGATGTTATAAAAAGAAATGGTAAAAAAGAACCATTTAAACCACAAAAATTAAGGAAATCAATTGAAAATGCTGTTTCAGATTCAGGATCTACTATAACCAAACAGATGAAAGCAATTGAACATGCAACACAGGACGCTGAAAATCTTGCAAGGGAAAGGAATGAAATAAGTGCCGAGGAACTTAGAAACGAAATAGTAAATGATTTAGAGAGTGATGCACCCGAAGTAGCTCAGGCCTGGAGAAGCTACGAACGAAAACATGGAATTAACTACTAA
- a CDS encoding ATP-dependent DNA ligase, which produces MKKTYLKDSGKKLSLKVSRCPVIKIKFETFTKTLEKLENTSSQNEMVDILAETFKNLGDDEIGEVCYLVLGEIGPGYEDVNLGLSEKTVQSAISLASGYDKAHVGEEIRNIGDIGEVASKMLKDSEKKFKKLLEEHKEPSVNDIYNGFRKIAFASGKGSQKVKTETLASMLLDANDMGRRYIARYANGKMRLGIGDMTVLNSLSVSFFGSKKEKKELEHAYNISSDIGLIARTLRSNGLHGVKEIKISLNRPIKAMLAQRVSEFQDIREKIKSRDIAAEEKFDGERIQAHKDGENIKLFSRRLTDITDQFPDLIEHIQKYVKVEKAILDGEVMAYDFQEELFGSFQILMQRRRKYGIKEYRKKIPVRYMLFDVLYVDDESFMRKSYPERREKLETIVEGSKYISLANRRVSSDLDEIDDFFQECITKNLEGIVCKSCAEDSYYKAGGREWTWIKWKKEYLSELSDTLDLVIVGAFAGRGRRSGTYGALLCAAYNSDKDVFQTVCKLGTGFSDEQLANLPKTLEDAKVDKSPARVTVTKEMSPDFWFTPKYVVEVLGSEITKSPVHTCNWNKSEKQGLALRFPRFIRWREEKSPEQATSSNEILQMYK; this is translated from the coding sequence TTGAAAAAAACTTACCTGAAAGATTCAGGTAAAAAATTAAGTTTGAAAGTATCAAGATGCCCGGTGATAAAAATTAAGTTTGAAACATTTACAAAAACCCTTGAGAAGCTGGAAAATACCAGTTCTCAAAATGAAATGGTAGACATTCTCGCAGAAACATTCAAAAATTTAGGCGACGATGAGATAGGCGAGGTCTGCTATTTAGTACTGGGAGAAATAGGCCCGGGTTATGAAGATGTTAATCTTGGTTTAAGCGAAAAGACCGTACAGTCTGCAATTTCGCTTGCAAGTGGTTACGATAAAGCACACGTGGGCGAAGAAATAAGGAATATAGGAGATATAGGCGAAGTTGCAAGTAAAATGCTAAAAGACTCTGAAAAGAAATTTAAAAAGCTTTTAGAAGAGCATAAAGAGCCATCTGTAAATGATATTTATAACGGCTTTAGAAAAATCGCTTTTGCAAGTGGTAAAGGTTCTCAAAAGGTTAAAACTGAAACATTAGCTTCAATGCTTCTGGATGCAAATGATATGGGGCGTAGATACATTGCAAGATATGCTAATGGTAAAATGAGACTTGGTATTGGAGATATGACTGTTTTAAACAGTCTTTCTGTTTCATTTTTTGGCTCAAAGAAAGAGAAAAAAGAACTTGAGCATGCCTACAACATAAGTTCAGATATAGGACTCATAGCCAGAACTTTACGTAGTAATGGGTTACATGGAGTTAAAGAGATAAAAATTTCATTAAATAGACCTATAAAGGCTATGTTAGCCCAAAGAGTATCAGAATTTCAAGATATTAGAGAAAAAATTAAGTCCCGAGATATTGCAGCTGAAGAAAAATTCGACGGTGAGCGGATTCAGGCCCATAAAGATGGAGAGAATATAAAATTATTTTCCCGGCGTTTAACTGATATAACTGACCAATTTCCAGATTTAATTGAACATATTCAAAAATATGTTAAAGTGGAAAAAGCTATTTTAGACGGGGAAGTGATGGCCTATGATTTTCAAGAAGAACTTTTTGGCTCGTTCCAGATATTAATGCAGCGTCGAAGGAAATATGGAATTAAAGAATACCGAAAAAAGATTCCTGTCAGGTACATGCTGTTTGATGTTCTTTATGTAGACGATGAATCATTTATGCGTAAAAGCTACCCTGAAAGAAGGGAGAAACTTGAAACAATTGTAGAAGGTTCAAAATACATTTCACTAGCTAATCGGAGAGTTAGTTCTGACCTGGATGAGATAGATGATTTCTTCCAGGAGTGTATAACTAAAAATCTGGAAGGTATCGTTTGTAAATCATGTGCAGAAGATTCATATTATAAAGCTGGGGGAAGAGAGTGGACATGGATTAAATGGAAAAAAGAATACCTCAGCGAACTATCAGATACCCTTGACTTAGTTATCGTAGGTGCATTTGCAGGTAGAGGAAGACGAAGTGGTACTTATGGAGCCCTTTTATGTGCTGCTTATAACTCTGATAAAGATGTATTCCAAACTGTCTGTAAACTGGGAACTGGATTTTCTGATGAACAATTAGCTAACTTACCTAAAACGCTTGAGGACGCAAAAGTAGATAAAAGTCCAGCACGAGTTACAGTGACCAAAGAAATGAGCCCTGATTTCTGGTTTACCCCAAAATATGTGGTGGAAGTACTTGGATCAGAGATAACTAAAAGCCCTGTTCATACATGCAACTGGAATAAATCTGAAAAACAGGGTTTGGCTTTAAGATTTCCTAGATTCATTAGATGGCGTGAAGAAAAATCTCCAGAGCAAGCTACAAGCTCAAATGAAATTTTACAGATGTATAAATGA
- a CDS encoding uracil-DNA glycosylase has protein sequence MNLEELCEVASTCVKCPLYESRTKVVFGEGSKNAKIMLVGEAPGKKEDETGRPFIGMAGRILSEIIEEAGMDRPDIYITSIVKCRPENNRKPKKLEYTTCIDLYLNKQIELIDPDIVGLLGNSAAYALIGKKNIKQIHGNTYKLNGRKYMALFHPAAALYSRVLLPQLKEDMVILKKAIEK, from the coding sequence ATGAATTTAGAAGAGCTTTGTGAAGTTGCAAGTACCTGTGTTAAATGCCCATTATATGAGAGCAGAACCAAAGTTGTTTTTGGGGAAGGCTCGAAAAATGCTAAGATAATGCTTGTAGGGGAAGCGCCTGGAAAAAAAGAAGATGAAACTGGAAGACCATTTATTGGAATGGCCGGTAGGATTTTAAGCGAGATAATAGAAGAAGCAGGCATGGATCGGCCTGATATTTACATCACTTCAATTGTAAAGTGCAGGCCTGAAAACAACCGAAAACCAAAAAAGTTAGAATATACTACCTGTATTGATTTATATTTAAACAAGCAGATAGAATTAATTGACCCCGATATTGTGGGATTGCTTGGAAACAGCGCAGCTTATGCCTTAATTGGTAAAAAAAATATTAAACAGATCCATGGAAATACATACAAATTAAACGGTAGAAAATATATGGCTCTTTTCCACCCAGCTGCAGCGTTGTACTCACGTGTACTTTTGCCTCAATTAAAAGAGGATATGGTAATTCTTAAAAAAGCAATTGAAAAGTAG
- a CDS encoding ferredoxin-thioredoxin reductase catalytic domain-containing protein, producing the protein MSDISDTELDHFYEKVKKDVEASGYHLNSNVEFTKELLKGILTNEKRYGYGSCPCRLASGDKEIDIDIICPCNYRDPDLNEYDACYCGLYVSGGILEGTKEVSAIPERRPTLEEREQSQKGTLSGAPSSLQFPVWRCSVCGYLCAREEPPEVCPICKVEKERFRKFL; encoded by the coding sequence ATGAGTGATATAAGTGATACCGAACTGGATCATTTTTACGAAAAAGTGAAAAAAGACGTTGAAGCCAGCGGATATCACCTGAATTCAAATGTTGAATTTACAAAAGAACTTTTAAAAGGCATACTTACCAATGAAAAACGTTATGGGTATGGATCTTGTCCTTGTAGACTTGCATCAGGTGATAAAGAAATAGATATTGACATAATCTGCCCATGTAATTACAGAGACCCTGATTTAAATGAGTATGATGCATGTTACTGTGGTCTTTATGTCTCAGGAGGTATTCTAGAAGGTACAAAAGAAGTTTCTGCAATACCAGAAAGAAGGCCTACGCTTGAAGAACGGGAACAATCCCAAAAAGGAACCTTAAGTGGTGCACCATCCTCTCTTCAATTTCCCGTTTGGAGATGCAGCGTCTGCGGCTACCTATGTGCACGTGAGGAACCGCCTGAAGTATGTCCAATTTGTAAAGTTGAAAAAGAACGCTTTAGAAAGTTCTTATAA